The following proteins come from a genomic window of Micromonospora zamorensis:
- the trpB gene encoding tryptophan synthase subunit beta, which yields MSADALAPVAGSQPDSAGHFGRFGGRFVPEALVAALDELDGAWRTATADESFRAEFAALLRDYAGTPSLLYEARRFSAKLGARVLLKREDLNHTGAHKVRNVLGQALLTKRMGKTRVIAETGAGQHGVATATAAALFDLECVVYMGEVDTERQALNVARMRMLGATVVPVTNGSRTLKDAMNEAMRDWVANVDETHYLIGTAAGPHPFPAMVRDFVRGIGDEARQQCLDLTGALPDAVTACVGGGSNALGIFHAFVGDTDVRLYGFEAGGDGVTTSRHAASITGGSAGVLHGARTYVLQDADGQTLESHSISAGLDYPGVGPEHAWLHDTGRATYLPVTDDEAMAAFELLCRTEGIIPAIESAHALAGTLTLAPKLAAELGREPTIVVNLSGRGDKDVHTAGDYFGILDKER from the coding sequence ATGAGCGCCGACGCGCTGGCCCCGGTGGCCGGCTCGCAGCCCGACTCCGCCGGCCACTTCGGCCGCTTCGGCGGTCGGTTCGTTCCCGAGGCCCTGGTGGCCGCGCTGGACGAGCTCGACGGGGCGTGGCGCACGGCGACGGCGGACGAGTCCTTCCGGGCCGAGTTCGCCGCGTTGCTGCGTGACTATGCCGGCACCCCGTCGCTGCTCTACGAGGCCCGGCGGTTCTCCGCGAAACTCGGCGCACGGGTGCTGCTCAAGCGGGAGGACCTCAACCACACCGGCGCGCACAAGGTGCGCAACGTGCTCGGCCAGGCGCTGCTCACCAAGCGGATGGGCAAGACCCGGGTGATCGCCGAGACCGGTGCCGGGCAGCACGGCGTGGCCACCGCGACCGCCGCCGCCCTGTTCGACCTCGAGTGCGTGGTCTACATGGGCGAGGTCGACACCGAGCGGCAGGCCCTCAACGTGGCCCGGATGCGGATGCTCGGCGCCACCGTCGTCCCGGTCACGAACGGCTCGCGCACGCTCAAGGACGCGATGAACGAGGCGATGCGCGACTGGGTGGCCAACGTCGACGAGACGCACTACCTGATCGGCACCGCCGCCGGCCCGCACCCGTTCCCGGCGATGGTCCGCGACTTCGTCCGGGGCATCGGCGACGAGGCCCGCCAGCAGTGCCTCGACCTCACCGGCGCGCTGCCGGACGCGGTCACCGCCTGCGTCGGTGGCGGGTCCAACGCGTTGGGCATCTTCCACGCCTTCGTCGGCGACACGGACGTGCGGCTGTACGGCTTCGAGGCCGGCGGTGACGGCGTGACCACCAGCCGGCACGCGGCCAGCATCACCGGCGGGTCGGCCGGCGTGCTGCACGGTGCCCGCACCTACGTGTTGCAGGACGCCGACGGGCAGACGCTGGAGTCGCACTCGATCTCCGCCGGCCTGGACTACCCGGGCGTCGGGCCCGAGCACGCCTGGTTGCACGACACCGGCCGGGCGACCTACCTGCCGGTCACCGACGACGAGGCGATGGCCGCGTTCGAGCTGCTCTGCCGCACCGAGGGGATCATCCCGGCGATCGAGAGCGCGCACGCGCTCGCCGGCACCCTCACGCTGGCCCCGAAGCTCGCCGCCGAGCTGGGCCGCGAGCCCACCATCGTGGTGAACCTCTCCGGGCGGGGCGACAAGGACGTGCACACCGCCGGTGACTACTTCGGCATCCTCGACAAGGAGCGGTGA
- the trpA gene encoding tryptophan synthase subunit alpha, producing the protein MSRIGVAFDKARADGRALLVGCMPAGFPTVEGSIAAMTAMVEAGVDVIEVEIPYSDPVMDGPVIQKASDIALAGGVRTADTMRIIEAVAATGAPVVTMTYWNPVERYGVDVFARDLASAGGTGLITPDLIPDEADEWLAASDAHGLDRTFLVSPSSTDARLAMTVEHCRGFVYATAVMGVTGARASTSDAAPTLVSRVRAVTDLPVGVGLGVGTGVQAGTVAGYADGVIVGSALVRCVLDAPSEAEGLAALRTLSAELAEGVRNPTR; encoded by the coding sequence ATGAGCCGGATCGGGGTGGCCTTCGACAAGGCCCGCGCCGACGGGCGGGCACTGCTGGTCGGCTGCATGCCGGCTGGTTTCCCGACCGTCGAGGGCAGCATCGCCGCGATGACCGCCATGGTCGAGGCCGGCGTCGACGTCATCGAGGTGGAGATCCCCTACTCCGACCCGGTGATGGACGGGCCGGTGATCCAGAAGGCCAGTGACATCGCCCTGGCCGGTGGCGTACGCACCGCGGACACCATGCGCATCATCGAGGCGGTGGCGGCCACCGGCGCTCCGGTGGTCACCATGACCTACTGGAACCCGGTCGAGCGGTACGGCGTGGACGTGTTCGCCCGTGATCTCGCCTCCGCCGGCGGCACCGGGCTGATCACCCCCGACCTCATTCCCGACGAGGCCGACGAGTGGCTGGCCGCCTCGGACGCGCACGGGCTGGACCGCACGTTCCTGGTGTCGCCGTCGTCCACCGATGCCCGGCTGGCGATGACGGTGGAGCACTGCCGCGGTTTCGTCTACGCGACAGCGGTGATGGGGGTGACCGGTGCCCGGGCGAGCACGTCCGACGCCGCGCCGACGCTGGTCTCCCGGGTCCGGGCGGTCACCGACCTGCCGGTCGGTGTCGGTCTGGGCGTGGGCACCGGTGTGCAGGCCGGCACCGTCGCCGGGTACGCCGACGGGGTGATCGTCGGCAGTGCCCTGGTCCGGTGCGTGCTCGACGCGCCCAGCGAGGCGGAGGGGCTGGCCGCCCTGCGTACCCTCAGTGCCGAACTCGCAGAAGGCGTCCGCAACCCCACCCGCTGA
- a CDS encoding NUDIX hydrolase: protein MSALTWAVAAVVSDDTGRVLLCRQGRGERRYALPGGRLRPAESPVQAALRDIRAETGWEIELVDLVGVYHLTGPTWRTSPGRAGPLPDVLVHVFRARAARVRPAADPPPGCRLSWHSPDALPESVTPLTHAAVTDARAGRSGVLRDASWAPPEPIGEPVNGPDGHGVVAQPPEQRGETAADAPLRPGPRRHD, encoded by the coding sequence ATGAGCGCGCTCACCTGGGCGGTCGCCGCGGTCGTCAGTGACGACACCGGCCGGGTGCTGCTCTGCCGGCAGGGCCGGGGGGAGCGCCGATACGCGCTGCCCGGCGGGCGGCTACGCCCGGCCGAGAGCCCGGTGCAGGCGGCCCTGCGGGACATCCGCGCGGAGACCGGCTGGGAGATCGAGCTGGTCGACCTGGTCGGCGTCTACCACCTGACCGGCCCCACCTGGCGGACGTCCCCCGGGCGCGCCGGGCCACTGCCGGACGTCCTCGTGCACGTGTTCCGGGCCCGCGCCGCCAGGGTCCGACCCGCCGCCGACCCGCCGCCGGGCTGCCGGTTGTCCTGGCACTCCCCCGACGCGCTGCCCGAGTCGGTCACGCCGCTCACCCACGCCGCCGTCACCGATGCTCGCGCCGGCCGCTCCGGCGTGCTCCGCGACGCTTCGTGGGCACCGCCCGAGCCCATTGGAGAGCCGGTGAACGGGCCTGACGGGCACGGGGTCGTGGCGCAGCCGCCGGAACAACGTGGTGAGACGGCGGCGGACGCCCCACTTCGCCCCGGACCGCGCCGACACGACTGA